In a single window of the Limnochorda sp. L945t genome:
- the mnmA gene encoding tRNA 2-thiouridine(34) synthase MnmA, which yields MRVVVAMSGGVDSSVAAALLAEAGHEVIGVTLQIWPGGLRPPGRHVGCCSIDAVEDARRVADRLGIAHYVFNFQELFERAVIGPFTRAYLDGQTPNPCIWCNERVKFGALLDRAVQLGADALATGHYARVERASDGSGRYLLLRPKDRAKDQTYALWPLTQRQLERVVFPLAPYTKQEVREIARKLRLPVASKPESQEICFIPDDDYRRYLREHAPEAQQPGEIVDTTGHVLGRHPGVAFFTVGQRKGLGLAAGRPLYVVAVDPASRRVVVGDRREAQAVGLIGVRPNWIARARLEGPMRVEARIRRMAADAPATIEPAPAETGAPEPAVRCHFDEPQWAVTPGQSVVFYRGDVVIGGAVIRRGLVDASRAAHTTSARPYEVVPR from the coding sequence ATGCGGGTCGTCGTAGCCATGAGCGGTGGGGTGGACAGCTCGGTGGCCGCCGCCTTGCTGGCCGAGGCAGGCCACGAGGTCATCGGCGTCACGTTGCAGATATGGCCCGGGGGGCTGCGCCCGCCGGGGCGGCACGTCGGGTGCTGCTCCATCGACGCGGTCGAGGACGCCCGGCGGGTGGCCGACCGGTTGGGCATCGCCCACTACGTGTTCAACTTCCAGGAGCTCTTCGAACGGGCGGTGATCGGCCCCTTCACCCGGGCCTACCTGGACGGGCAGACGCCCAATCCGTGCATCTGGTGCAACGAGCGGGTCAAGTTCGGGGCGCTGCTCGATCGGGCGGTGCAGCTGGGGGCCGACGCCCTTGCCACGGGGCATTACGCACGGGTCGAGCGGGCTTCGGACGGTAGCGGGAGGTACCTGCTCCTTCGCCCCAAGGACCGGGCGAAGGACCAGACGTACGCACTGTGGCCTCTCACCCAGCGGCAGCTCGAGCGGGTGGTCTTCCCGCTGGCGCCTTACACCAAGCAGGAGGTGCGGGAGATCGCGCGCAAGCTGCGCCTTCCGGTGGCGTCCAAGCCGGAGAGCCAGGAGATCTGCTTCATCCCCGACGACGACTACCGGCGCTACCTGCGCGAGCATGCGCCCGAGGCGCAACAGCCGGGAGAGATCGTCGATACGACCGGCCACGTGCTGGGCCGCCATCCCGGGGTCGCCTTCTTCACGGTGGGCCAGCGCAAGGGGCTGGGATTGGCCGCAGGGAGGCCCCTGTACGTCGTCGCCGTCGACCCGGCCAGCCGCCGGGTGGTGGTCGGGGATCGCCGGGAGGCACAGGCCGTGGGACTCATCGGCGTGCGGCCCAACTGGATTGCTCGGGCACGGCTGGAGGGCCCGATGCGGGTGGAGGCTCGCATCCGGCGCATGGCGGCGGACGCCCCGGCCACCATCGAGCCTGCACCTGCCGAGACCGGGGCGCCGGAGCCGGCCGTGCGGTGCCACTTCGACGAGCCCCAGTGGGCCGTCACGCCGGGCCAGTCGGTGGTCTTCTACCGCGGCGACGTGGTGATCGGAGGGGCCGTCATCCGAAGGGGGCTGGTTGACGCCTCCCGGGCTGCGCATACTACCTCCGCACGCCCGTACGAGGTTGTACCGCGATGA
- a CDS encoding AI-2E family transporter: protein MGERRFWYAAGLVGLALLIVVWRLRAVATPFVLALVVAYLLEPLVALLETRQVPRGPAILIVYLALGLLLSLLWVSVVPSVVAEVDNLARRLPSQSQQWNAAIGEMLGRLRLHTLPEVVQNALNAAVGRIEGMLTGFASRLAALLVSTLSQVLNLILTPVLAYYILKDRDRLAEGIVTVIPASVRRRAVELALEIDRTLAAVIRGQLLVSMSIGALVAAGLVLLKVRYALVLGLLAGLLDIVPYFGPVAAGIPIVLLSLANGPWTAVWAVVLLVAANQIEGALLQPRVMSRSSGLHPLVVIAAVLAGAELAGIFGMLLAVPVASVGRTTLLFFLRPAAGGGPAPSPPAGPPARPAAPAAPAAPGRGRRGGQRPH, encoded by the coding sequence GTGGGTGAGCGCCGGTTTTGGTACGCGGCAGGGCTGGTGGGCCTGGCCCTGCTGATCGTCGTCTGGCGACTGCGGGCGGTGGCCACGCCGTTCGTCCTGGCCCTCGTGGTGGCCTACTTGCTGGAGCCGCTGGTCGCGTTGCTCGAGACCCGCCAGGTGCCCCGGGGGCCGGCCATCCTCATCGTCTACCTCGCCCTGGGCCTGCTTCTCAGCCTGCTGTGGGTGAGCGTCGTCCCCTCCGTCGTCGCCGAGGTCGACAACCTGGCCCGCCGCCTTCCCTCCCAGAGCCAGCAATGGAACGCGGCCATCGGGGAGATGCTGGGGCGGCTGCGCCTGCATACCCTGCCGGAGGTGGTTCAGAACGCCCTCAACGCTGCCGTAGGCCGGATCGAGGGGATGCTGACCGGGTTCGCTTCGCGCCTGGCGGCCCTGCTCGTCTCCACGCTCTCCCAGGTCCTCAACCTGATCCTCACGCCGGTGCTGGCCTATTACATCCTCAAGGACCGGGATCGGCTGGCCGAGGGGATCGTCACCGTCATACCGGCGAGCGTGCGCCGCAGGGCCGTCGAGCTGGCGCTCGAGATCGACCGGACGCTGGCGGCCGTCATCCGGGGCCAGCTCCTGGTCTCCATGTCCATCGGCGCGCTGGTCGCAGCCGGCCTCGTGCTCCTCAAGGTGCGCTATGCCCTGGTGCTGGGCCTCTTGGCCGGGTTGCTCGACATCGTGCCCTACTTTGGCCCGGTGGCGGCCGGCATCCCCATCGTCTTGCTCTCCCTGGCCAACGGCCCGTGGACCGCGGTCTGGGCGGTCGTGTTGCTGGTGGCGGCCAATCAGATCGAAGGCGCCTTGCTGCAGCCCCGGGTGATGAGCCGCTCCTCCGGGCTGCATCCCCTCGTCGTCATCGCCGCCGTGCTGGCCGGGGCCGAACTGGCGGGGATCTTCGGCATGCTGCTGGCCGTGCCCGTCGCCTCCGTGGGCCGCACCACGCTGCTCTTCTTCTTGCGGCCGGCCGCCGGAGGCGGCCCGGCGCCGTCCCCGCCGGCGGGCCCACCCGCCCGCCCGGCAGCCCCCGCTGCGCCCGCCGCCCCCGGACGAGGCCGCCGCGGGGGGCAACGTCCGCATTGA